From the Streptomyces sp. NBC_00390 genome, the window GACGGCGGGAGTAGCCACGGCTACTAATCTCGGCGTACATGGCATACAGAGAAGCCACGCCAAGGCTCCATCTCTTCGATATGGACGGCACGCTGATCCAGGGATCGGCGGCGGCCGTGGAGATTTCCCGGCAGCTCGGGATGCTCGAGGAGATCGCCGCACTGGAGCGGCGGTTCGGTGCCCGGAGGATCGGCCCGCCGGAGTATGCCGTGGCTGTGCACGCCCTGTGGCGGGACCTGACCGAGGCGCATGTGGCCGCCGCGTTCGCGGCCGCTCCGTGGCTGGCAGGCATCCGGGAGGTGTGGCGGGAGATCCGTGAGCGTGGCGACTACTGCGCCGTAATTTCGCTCTCGCCCTCCTTCTTCGTGGAACGACTGCTGAACTGGGGAGTTCACGCGGCCCACGGGTCGCGCTTTCCGGATCTTCCGTTCAGCCGGCCTGTGGATCCAGCGGGGATTCTCAGTGCAGCGGCAAAGGTGAAGATCGCGAACCGCCTCTGTGCAGAGTTCGGGGTGGGTCTGGACGCATGTGTTGCATATGGTGATTCCATGTCGGACGCGGAGATCTTCGCGACGGTGCCCGTGACGGTAGCGGTGAATGCGGATCGCCATCTGGCGGGCCTGGCTACGCACAGCTATACGGGGGGCGATCTTCGCGAGGCCTATGAACTAGTGGGAAACCCCGGCTAGTTCACACCGCAACTGGTTCAGGGGCCCAGGGGTGGCAGAGAGGCCCCGCATATGGACATGGGGGCAATGCAGCCTAACGGGAAAACGGGTTCGGATACCCGGACTTTCCGCTCTTTGTCCTTTGTGGTGGCGTTACCTGGGATGCTGCGACGACGGGTGCTGCGGGCAGAGTCTCGATCAAGGGCTACTCGTCCCGATTCGGCGTATGGCCGAAGGCGGTGTGGGCCTGCAGACTCCTGAGGCAGAGCGGAATTGAGGCACGTTCCGACCGCGGAAGTGCGTGGACCGACCCAGAGATGTTCGAGGCGAGGCAGACAATGGACGCTCCGACCACCACGTCGGCCAACAACGGCACTTCAGGGGATGACGGCGCGGGTGGATGGTTCGCCCCTCGGAAGCAGCCGGGCCGGGGCCGGCCGCCGGAAAGCGCACAGCAGGCGGATGCCGATGGTCCGGAGCGAATAGTCGCCCCGAGCCGTTCGTTCGCCGCCATTCGACCGGTGGGCTCCGGTGCGTCCCGCGCCGCGGAAGGCCACGCCGCTGCCCGCGCTCCCGGTGGGCACACCGCGTACGAGGCGGCGCCGCGCCAAGAACCGGCACCCGAAGCAGAGGCGGTGGCGCATACGGAGCCGGCTCCAGCGGCCTCCTCGGCTTTCGCGCTGCCCCCTGCCGACGCCTCGCCGGATGCGATCCTCATCCGCCGCACGATGGCGGAGATCGCTCCCGTCGCTGACAAGGTCACGTCGTACTTCTACGCACTTCTCTTCGTGCGCCACCCCGAACTGCGCGACCTCTTTCCCGTCGCGATGGACGCCCAGCGCGACCGCCTCCTCAAGGCGCTGCTGACAGCGGCCGATCACATGGACAACGCCGCAGTGCTGACCGACTATCTGCAGCACCTGGGCCGCGGCCATCGCAAGTACGGCACGCAGCCCGGGCACTACCCGGCCGTTGGTGAAGCCCTGATCGGGGCACTGGCCCGGTATGCGACGGCCACCTGGGACGCGGAGACCGAGGCCGCGTGGGTGCGCACCTACACCACGATCTCGCAGATCATGATCGACGCGGCGTCGGAGAACGAGCGGCATGCGCCTGCCTGGTGGCACGCCGAGGTGGTGTCGCATGATCTGCGTACCCCCGACATAGCGATCGTCACCGTGCGCCCCGACCAGCCGTACGCGTTCCTGGCCGGTCAGTACACGAGTCTGGAGACGCCCTGGTGGCCGCGGATCTGGCGGCACTACTCCTTCGCCGGAGCGCCCCGGGCCGACGGACTGCTGTCCTTCCACGTCAAGGCTGTTCCGGCCGGCTGGGTCTCCAATGCGCTGGTGCACCATGCCCGCCCCGGTGACGTACTGCGGCTGGGACCGCCCGCCGGTTCCATGACGGTCGACCACAGCACCGACAACGGACTGCTGTGCCTCGGCGGCGGCACCGGCATCGCGCCCATCAAGGCACTGGTGGAAGACGTCGCGAAGCACGGCGAGCGGCGGCCGGTGGAGGTGTTCTACGGGGCGCGCACCGATTACGACCTGTACGACATCGACACCATGCTGCGGCTCCAGCAGACCCATCCATGGCTGTCGGTGCGGCCGGTGGTGGACGACCGTGCGCAGTTCCCGGACGCCGTAAGGGAGTTCGGCCGCAACGGACCCTGGAACGGGTACGACGCCTATCTCTCCGGACCGCCGGGGATGATCCGCAGCGGTGTCCATGCGCTGCGCGGCATCGGGATCCCCTACGACCGCATCCGCCATGACTCGCTCGAAGAGCTCGTGGCGGCCGGCGACTAGGACCCGTCCGGGTGCGGTGCGCCGGGGTTGCCCGGCCAAGGCCCGGCCGACGCGTCCTGCGTCAGCGCATCAGCCCAGGTCCGGAGCGTGCATCGCCCGTACGCCCTCGATATTGCCGTCCAGATAGTGCCGCAGTGAGAGCGGGACGAGATGAACGGCGGCGATCCCGACGCGGCTGAACGGCACGCGCACGATCTCGTACTCCCCGGCGGGCTCGTCGACCTCGGGGCCGTGCCGCAGGGCGGGATCCATCGATTCCAGCCGGCACACGAAGAAGTGCTGCACCTTCACACCGGTCACGCCGCCGTCCGCGATGTGCTCTACGGTGTCGACGAAACAGGGCACCACGTCGGTGATCTTGGCGCCGAGTTCCTCGTCCACTTCGCGGTGGAGGGCGTCGACGACAGTGGCGTCCTCCGGCTCGACCCCGCCGCCGGGAGTCAGCCAGTAGGGGTCCACACCGGGCTTGGTGC encodes:
- a CDS encoding HAD family hydrolase, with the protein product MAYREATPRLHLFDMDGTLIQGSAAAVEISRQLGMLEEIAALERRFGARRIGPPEYAVAVHALWRDLTEAHVAAAFAAAPWLAGIREVWREIRERGDYCAVISLSPSFFVERLLNWGVHAAHGSRFPDLPFSRPVDPAGILSAAAKVKIANRLCAEFGVGLDACVAYGDSMSDAEIFATVPVTVAVNADRHLAGLATHSYTGGDLREAYELVGNPG
- a CDS encoding globin domain-containing protein, encoding MFEARQTMDAPTTTSANNGTSGDDGAGGWFAPRKQPGRGRPPESAQQADADGPERIVAPSRSFAAIRPVGSGASRAAEGHAAARAPGGHTAYEAAPRQEPAPEAEAVAHTEPAPAASSAFALPPADASPDAILIRRTMAEIAPVADKVTSYFYALLFVRHPELRDLFPVAMDAQRDRLLKALLTAADHMDNAAVLTDYLQHLGRGHRKYGTQPGHYPAVGEALIGALARYATATWDAETEAAWVRTYTTISQIMIDAASENERHAPAWWHAEVVSHDLRTPDIAIVTVRPDQPYAFLAGQYTSLETPWWPRIWRHYSFAGAPRADGLLSFHVKAVPAGWVSNALVHHARPGDVLRLGPPAGSMTVDHSTDNGLLCLGGGTGIAPIKALVEDVAKHGERRPVEVFYGARTDYDLYDIDTMLRLQQTHPWLSVRPVVDDRAQFPDAVREFGRNGPWNGYDAYLSGPPGMIRSGVHALRGIGIPYDRIRHDSLEELVAAGD
- a CDS encoding NUDIX hydrolase, with protein sequence MTERPVVKRTARAILLDGDDLILIKRTKPGVDPYWLTPGGGVEPEDATVVDALHREVDEELGAKITDVVPCFVDTVEHIADGGVTGVKVQHFFVCRLESMDPALRHGPEVDEPAGEYEIVRVPFSRVGIAAVHLVPLSLRHYLDGNIEGVRAMHAPDLG